CTTTCATTTCCGTGCCCGAGGTGGCGGCGACAAAGGCGCCGTCGTTGAGCAGGTACTGGCGCGCGCCCACGTCGACCACTTCGATGGCGCCCGGCAGGGTGGGCGAGAGCAAACAGTCGCCGCTGCCGCGCACCGCTTCGATGTGCTGCTGGAAGAATGATTCGCCGTTGGCGAAGCGGCGCATGATGGCGCTGCCCAGGCCGCCCGTCATCTTGCCCTTCAAATCGAGCGCCGTTTCCATCATCACCATCGCATCCGATTCGCAATAGATGGTTTCGCCCTGCTTCATGCTGACGTGCAGGAAGGGATCGACGTCGCCCGTGACACTAAATACTGGCATGATAAATCTCCAAAAAAAAGCCGCCTGATCTGTGCAGGCGGCAGTAATGATATGACATTAAGATAATTCACCTCGGAAAACCGTAGCGAGCAAGCTCGATTTCGGGTTAAGTCGCGCAGCTGTACGGAGGTACAGCGAGCAACGCAGGCCCGAAAGTGAGCGGCGCAGTAGGTTTAACGAGCGTGAATTAAGCGTTGACGCCGAAAGAACGGGCGAGGGGACCGAGGCCGCCGTTGAAGCCCTGGCCGATGGCCTTGAACTTCCATTCGCCGTTGTAGCGGTAGATTTCGCCAAAGATCATCGCCGTTTCCGTCGAGCTGTCTTCGGACAGGTCGTAGCGGGCGATTTCTTTTTCGCCTTCCGCGTTCAGGCAGCGGATGAAGGCTTTCGACACCATGCCGAAGTTCTGGCGGCGCGCGTCGGCGTCGTGAATGGTGACGGTGATGCTGATGCGGTCGATGTCGGCAGGTACGCGGGTCAGGTCGATTTCGATGCGCTCATCGTCGCCTTCGCCTTCACCGGTCGTGTTGTCGCCCGTGTGCACGACGGAACCGTCGGTCGACTTCAGGTTGTTGTAGAAGATAAAGTCAGAGTCGCCACGGACTTTACCGTCGTTTTTCAGGAGGAAAGCACTGCCGTCAAGGTCGAAGGTGGCGCCATCCGTCGAACGAGGATCCCAGCCGAGGCCGACGATGATCTTCTTCAGGTTCGGTGCTTCCTTGCTCAGGTTGACGTTGCCGCCTTTTTGCAAACTGATTGCCATGTGGTGCTCCTTTTCAGTAAATAACTCAAACATGCCTTCATGGGATGAGCGCCAGGCGCTCGTGCCATTATTCTCTCAATTGGGGGCGGAACCCCCGATTTCAAGCTTGTGCCGCGTGCCGTTTGCGATAGCGCAGGGACGACCACAGCGAGACCAGGATGAAGGCCACGCCCGACAGGCCCGTGAACCACTCCGGAATATGGTACTTGACGGATGCCAGCATGATCAGGGCGAGGATGCCGATCGCATAATGGGCGCCGTGCTCGAGGTAGACGAACTCGTCCAGCGTGCCCTTGTGTACCAGGTACACCGTCATCGAGCGCACGAACATGGCGCCGATGGCCAGGCCCAGCATGATGATGACGACGTCGTTGGTGATGGCGAACGCGCCGATCACGCCGTCAAAGCTGAACGAGGCGTCCAGCACTTCCAGGTACAGGAAGCCGCCGATACTGCCGCGCGCCACCGTTTTTACCAGGTCGCCATTGCCGCTTTTGGCGGGCGCGGCGCCTTCTTCTTCATCATCCTGCAGGTCCGGCTCGCCTTCTTCCAGCAAGCCGCTGATCCAGTTCACGCCGATGTAGACGGCGATGCCGACGATGCCCGACGCGAGCACGCTGTATTTTGCTTCCGCAGGGCCCATCGCCACGCAGGCGGCCACGGCGCCCATGGTGATCAGCACGGCCAGGCTTTCGGTGCCCAGCGCGTTGACTTTTTCCTCGGCCCAGCCCAGCCAGTGCAATTCCTTCTCGTCGTCGAACAGGAAGTTCAGGAACACCAGCAGCAGGAAGGCGCCGCCGAAGGCTGCCACTTGCGCATGGTTGTCCGTCAGGTGCTTGGCATACACGTCCGGCGTGGTCGTGGCCATGGTCCACACATCGACCAGGCCCAGGCCCGTGGCGACGGAAACGATGACCAGCGGGAACAGCAGCCGCATGCCGAAAACGGCCACGAGGATACCGACCGTGAGGAACAGTTTTTGCCAGAATTCATTCCAGTGGCGCAAGACGGAGGCATTCACCACGGCATTGTCGAACGACAGCGACACTTCCATGACGCCCAGCACGCCCGTGATCCACAGCGCATTGATCAGGCCGGGCATGCCGCCATGGCTGTAACCCCACCAGCCCGACACCGCCATCAGGATAAAAGTGACTAAAAAGGAAATTCTGAAATGCCGCATGAGTACCCCGTTGCAAGTGAAAGACGTTTGATTATCCGCGCCGCTGTGCGCGCCGCGCTCAGTGTTGATATACGTCAATTGTTGTATATGCCATGATTTTATATTAGTTGCCGCCCGGGGCGGCGTTTTATAGACCGGCGACAGACAGTTCTGCTGGCGCGGACGATCTGCGATAATTGCGGCGCGCCCATCCGGCTGCCGCAGTCTCTTGCACACTCTCGACATATATAGAAGAAGGAATACCCCGTGGATATCGCTTACCTCGTCACGCCCCTGATCACCTGGATCCTGGTCGGACCGATCAAATTCCTGATCAACAGTGTCCGCACGCGGCAATGGGCGTTCGGCCTGGTCGGCAATGGCGGCTTTCCCAGCAACCATAGCGCCGTCGTGTCCAGCATGGCCACCCTGATCGCCTTGCGCGAAGGCATAGGCCATCCCGCCTTCGGCGTGGCCGTGACCCTGGCTTTCATCGTCATCATCGACGCCAACAGCCTGCGCCAGCACGTGGGCAAGCAGGCGGCCGCCATCAACCGCCTGGCGGGGGAAGCGGCCAGCCCCGCGCACAAGACCTTGCGCGAGCGCATGGGCCATACCCTGGTGGAAATCGCCGGCGGCCTGTGCACGGGCGTGGCCATCGGTTTCCTGATCAATTACGTGTTTGCCCGCTAAGCACTCGTTTCCTCTAGTCAAAACCCCGCTTCAAGGCGGGGTTTTGCGTTTCAGGGCGCAAAAACTACGTTTCATCCACTGATTAAAGCATTACAGGAAACGGCCGATTGACATGGCCGGATGCGCTCATGGATACTTTGGCGCTTGTGGTTTTAATAAAAATATATGCCTGCCATCGCCTGCAGTCCTATCCGGGCCGCCGGGACGGCCGTGGCGCTATCTATCCGGAGAATTACCCATGTTGCGCAAAACCCTGTTTGTTCTGGCAATTGCTTCTGCCTTGGCCGCCTGTGGCAAAGAGTCCAAAGATCCCGGCAAGGGCGGCAAGGATGGCAAGGAACAGGCGGGCGCTAGCGTCAATCTGCTGGTGTCCCCGGAAGACTTGCTGACCATCCAGAGCAATGCGCTGGCATCGGGCCCCGTCATCACCGGTTCCGTGCAGCCCGAGCGCAACGCGGACTTGCGCGCCGAAGTGTCGGCCGTGGTGATCCAGGTACTGAAGGAAAACGGCGAAATCGTCAAACGGGGCGACGTGCTGGTGCGCCTGGACGAAACGGCCATCCGCGACAGCCTCAATTCGGCCGAGGAAGCCAGCCGCGCCTCGAGCCAGGTGCTGGAGCAGTCCGAACGCATGTTCCAGCGCATGAAAACCCTGCGCGCCTCGGGCATGACGTCGACGCAGGCGCTGGAAGACGCGGAAATCCGCCGCAACAATGCGCAAAGCGATTTGTCCGCCGCGAAGAGCCGCGCCGCCCAGGCGCGCCAGCAACTGCAGCGCACCCTCGTGCGCGCGCCGTTCGACGGCATCGTGAGCGAGCGCAAGGTATCGAATGGCGATACGGCGCAAATCGGCAAGGAATTGATCAAGGTCATCGATCCGACCAGCATGCGCCTGGAGGGCCTGGTATCGGCCGACAAGATCGGCGTCGTCAAGGTGGGCCAGCCCGTGCTGTTCCGCATCAATGGCTATCCCGGCCAGGATTTCGCGGGCAAGGTGCGCCGCGTCGATCCTGCCGCCAACGCCGTCACGCGCCAGGTGGCCGTGCTCGTCGATTTCAATGACAAGCAACAGCCACGCGTGGCCGGCCTGTACGCGGAAGGCCGTATCGAGACGGAAACCGTCAGCGCGCTGATGATCCCCGATTCGGCTCTGGTGAAGGCGGGCGACGTCACGTACACGTGGAAAGTCAAGGACAAGGCCTTGCATAAAGTCACACTGCGCATCGGCGCGCGCGACGTGCGCACGGGCCAGTGGGAAGTGCAAAGCGGCCTGGCCAGCGGCGACACCGTGCTGCGCACGCCCGGTTCGACCTTCAAGGATGGGCAGAAAGTGGAATTGACGGCAGCCAAGGCCGTGCCCGCCGCCGCCATGGCCAGCAGC
This window of the Janthinobacterium agaricidamnosum genome carries:
- a CDS encoding TerD family protein translates to MAISLQKGGNVNLSKEAPNLKKIIVGLGWDPRSTDGATFDLDGSAFLLKNDGKVRGDSDFIFYNNLKSTDGSVVHTGDNTTGEGEGDDERIEIDLTRVPADIDRISITVTIHDADARRQNFGMVSKAFIRCLNAEGEKEIARYDLSEDSSTETAMIFGEIYRYNGEWKFKAIGQGFNGGLGPLARSFGVNA
- a CDS encoding DUF475 domain-containing protein, which translates into the protein MRHFRISFLVTFILMAVSGWWGYSHGGMPGLINALWITGVLGVMEVSLSFDNAVVNASVLRHWNEFWQKLFLTVGILVAVFGMRLLFPLVIVSVATGLGLVDVWTMATTTPDVYAKHLTDNHAQVAAFGGAFLLLVFLNFLFDDEKELHWLGWAEEKVNALGTESLAVLITMGAVAACVAMGPAEAKYSVLASGIVGIAVYIGVNWISGLLEEGEPDLQDDEEEGAAPAKSGNGDLVKTVARGSIGGFLYLEVLDASFSFDGVIGAFAITNDVVIIMLGLAIGAMFVRSMTVYLVHKGTLDEFVYLEHGAHYAIGILALIMLASVKYHIPEWFTGLSGVAFILVSLWSSLRYRKRHAAQA
- a CDS encoding divergent PAP2 family protein is translated as MDIAYLVTPLITWILVGPIKFLINSVRTRQWAFGLVGNGGFPSNHSAVVSSMATLIALREGIGHPAFGVAVTLAFIVIIDANSLRQHVGKQAAAINRLAGEAASPAHKTLRERMGHTLVEIAGGLCTGVAIGFLINYVFAR
- a CDS encoding efflux RND transporter periplasmic adaptor subunit, which codes for MLRKTLFVLAIASALAACGKESKDPGKGGKDGKEQAGASVNLLVSPEDLLTIQSNALASGPVITGSVQPERNADLRAEVSAVVIQVLKENGEIVKRGDVLVRLDETAIRDSLNSAEEASRASSQVLEQSERMFQRMKTLRASGMTSTQALEDAEIRRNNAQSDLSAAKSRAAQARQQLQRTLVRAPFDGIVSERKVSNGDTAQIGKELIKVIDPTSMRLEGLVSADKIGVVKVGQPVLFRINGYPGQDFAGKVRRVDPAANAVTRQVAVLVDFNDKQQPRVAGLYAEGRIETETVSALMIPDSALVKAGDVTYTWKVKDKALHKVTLRIGARDVRTGQWEVQSGLASGDTVLRTPGSTFKDGQKVELTAAKAVPAAAMASSSAAVAGKGN